One segment of Acidobacteriota bacterium DNA contains the following:
- a CDS encoding chloride channel protein → MKLDSRSLVFRGALGLFERAHLFLKYTEHSYMVLVAIAIGLLGGLGAVGFRECIRLFQVVAWHTDKVTLDYIRQLPNWWKIASPAVGGLIVGAIIVRFAAEAKGHGVPEVMEAVALHGGRIRPRVVIAKLVASGVCIASGGSVGREGPIVQIGSAIASSIGQWLHVGERRMRTLVGCGAAAGIAATFNAPVAGALFAVEIILGDFGVTQFSPIVISSVTATVVSRHFLGDFPAFEVPAYSLVSANELFAYGALGIIAGLLAVVFVRALYGAEDLFDSLRIPAILKPALGGVLIGLIAIRYPEIFGVGYEAINEALTEDLAWHLLLMLVMVKIVAVSLTIGSGGSGGIFAPSLFIGAMAGGAVGTVVHSMWPELSGSPGAYSLVGMGAVVAAGTHAPITAIVMIFELTSDYKIILPLMISCIIATLFATRVQKASIYTLKLLRRGVDIRGGYSANVLAHLSVGDAMRSEYAEAGRAEKLMPVISRFVERPGDSVLVTDSDRRLLGVITIDDIRPLMTDPESVRGLVIAEDMMRTEGYPVFRPEDPLDEVMRRFGRYRFTAPVVDKGRVVGALWPQDVIEAYNSEILKRDMASTMAGSVGSGARRQALPGVRGMSMAEVEVPASFFGRSVGSLDIRKRFGVSLLLIKRTGDNGKQIIDELPHADSVFQEGDVVLVLGNEDRVSQFERTG, encoded by the coding sequence GTGAAATTGGACAGTCGGTCCCTGGTTTTTCGAGGTGCCCTGGGCCTTTTCGAGCGCGCGCATCTTTTTCTGAAGTACACCGAGCACTCGTACATGGTGCTGGTTGCGATTGCGATCGGCCTTCTCGGTGGTCTCGGCGCAGTCGGATTCCGAGAGTGCATCCGTCTCTTCCAGGTGGTGGCGTGGCACACAGACAAGGTCACTCTCGATTACATCAGGCAACTGCCGAACTGGTGGAAGATCGCTTCACCAGCGGTCGGTGGCCTGATCGTTGGCGCGATCATCGTCCGCTTCGCGGCCGAGGCCAAAGGCCACGGCGTGCCCGAGGTCATGGAGGCGGTGGCGCTTCACGGCGGTCGAATTCGTCCTCGAGTTGTCATCGCCAAGTTGGTCGCCTCGGGCGTATGTATCGCCTCGGGGGGATCGGTAGGCCGGGAGGGGCCGATCGTCCAGATCGGCTCCGCCATCGCCTCCTCGATCGGCCAGTGGCTGCACGTGGGTGAGCGACGGATGCGGACCCTCGTCGGCTGTGGCGCCGCGGCCGGCATAGCCGCCACCTTCAATGCCCCGGTGGCCGGCGCCCTGTTTGCAGTCGAGATCATCCTCGGGGATTTCGGGGTGACACAGTTCTCCCCGATCGTGATCTCGTCGGTGACCGCGACCGTGGTCAGCCGCCACTTCCTCGGCGATTTTCCGGCCTTCGAGGTGCCGGCTTACAGCCTGGTCAGTGCCAACGAGCTCTTCGCGTACGGTGCGTTGGGAATCATCGCCGGTCTTCTCGCGGTGGTCTTCGTCCGTGCCCTGTACGGGGCGGAGGATCTCTTCGACTCGCTGCGCATTCCAGCAATTCTGAAGCCGGCACTCGGCGGGGTGCTCATCGGATTGATTGCGATCCGATATCCCGAGATCTTCGGTGTCGGTTACGAGGCCATCAACGAGGCTTTGACCGAGGATCTCGCCTGGCACCTCTTGCTGATGCTGGTGATGGTGAAAATCGTTGCGGTGTCGCTGACCATAGGCTCGGGCGGATCCGGCGGAATCTTCGCGCCCTCCCTCTTCATCGGCGCGATGGCGGGCGGCGCGGTCGGCACGGTGGTCCACTCCATGTGGCCCGAGCTTTCGGGGAGCCCCGGCGCATACTCCCTGGTGGGGATGGGTGCTGTGGTGGCGGCGGGAACTCACGCACCGATCACCGCCATCGTGATGATTTTCGAGCTCACCAGCGATTACAAGATCATCCTGCCGTTGATGATCAGCTGCATCATCGCCACGCTCTTCGCGACACGCGTTCAGAAGGCGTCGATATACACTCTCAAGCTTCTGCGGCGGGGGGTCGACATTCGCGGCGGCTATTCGGCCAACGTGCTCGCGCACCTTTCGGTGGGCGATGCGATGCGGAGCGAATACGCCGAAGCCGGACGCGCCGAGAAGCTCATGCCTGTGATCTCCCGTTTTGTCGAAAGGCCGGGAGATTCGGTGTTGGTGACGGATTCAGATCGGAGACTCCTCGGAGTGATCACGATCGACGATATTCGTCCTCTGATGACCGACCCTGAATCAGTGCGAGGGCTGGTAATTGCCGAGGACATGATGCGCACCGAAGGCTACCCGGTGTTCAGGCCAGAGGATCCCCTGGATGAGGTCATGCGGCGCTTCGGGCGATACCGTTTCACCGCGCCGGTGGTGGACAAAGGCCGCGTTGTGGGTGCGCTCTGGCCCCAGGACGTGATCGAGGCGTACAACTCCGAGATCCTCAAACGCGACATGGCCTCGACCATGGCGGGCTCGGTCGGTAGCGGCGCGCGGCGGCAGGCCCTACCCGGCGTGCGCGGGATGAGCATGGCTGAGGTAGAGGTCCCGGCGAGCTTTTTCGGCCGCAGCGTGGGCTCGCTCGACATTCGCAAGCGCTTTGGTGTCAGTCTCCTTCTCATAAAACGCACGGGAGACAACGGCAAACAGATCATCGACGAGCTGCCGCACGCGGACTCCGTGTTTCAGGAGGGTGACGTCGTCCTGGTGCTTGGGAACGAGGATCGAGTCAGTCAGTTCGAAAGGACCGGTTGA
- a CDS encoding Trk family potassium uptake protein produces the protein MRPRPALLVVLAFAAMILIGTALLQLQSTTEGRLDTRIITSAFTSVSAVCVTGLTVVDLSSDMGFGGQLAVLVLIQIGGLGVLTLSNWVLLSLRGRLGLYGSILTVHTIGAHPRVSPAVLLRRIMVFTLSSEAVGALILFLRFQADYHAGQAVWLAIFHSVSAFCNAGFSLFSDSLIGYSEDLVVNLTVMALIVVGGIGFVAAMDVVEQAAAVIKRTRRKLAFHTRVVVVASLVLIVTHALFFLAFEWNNTFASESVYGEIVQSLFLSVTARTAGFNTVEIAHLTNMTLMVVVVLMIIGASPGSTGGGVKTTSMVLIMALVRAHFFNRPEAEIGRRRVPPELVAKALALVALYACFVVIGMIALQATEFGELPHQQTRGLFLEHLFEVVSALSTVGLSMGLTTRLSDGGLLVLMGLMFVGRVGPLVIAASLIGERSRLDYRLPEADVIIG, from the coding sequence ATGCGCCCGCGGCCCGCGTTGTTGGTGGTCTTGGCCTTCGCGGCAATGATCCTGATCGGAACTGCCCTCCTCCAGCTGCAAAGCACCACCGAGGGGCGTTTGGACACGAGGATCATCACGTCTGCCTTCACCTCGGTGAGCGCTGTGTGCGTGACAGGGCTCACAGTGGTCGACCTGTCGAGCGACATGGGCTTCGGTGGGCAACTGGCCGTTCTGGTTTTGATCCAGATCGGCGGCCTCGGTGTTCTGACGCTGTCCAACTGGGTGCTGCTGTCGCTGCGCGGACGACTGGGTCTTTATGGGTCGATTCTGACTGTCCACACCATTGGCGCCCATCCCCGGGTGTCTCCGGCCGTCCTGCTGCGCCGCATCATGGTCTTTACCCTGTCGAGCGAGGCCGTCGGTGCGCTCATCCTTTTCCTGAGGTTTCAAGCTGATTATCATGCCGGCCAGGCGGTCTGGCTAGCCATTTTCCACTCCGTTTCAGCATTCTGTAATGCCGGTTTCAGCCTCTTCAGCGACAGCTTGATTGGATACTCGGAAGATCTCGTCGTGAACCTCACGGTAATGGCGCTCATCGTGGTCGGCGGAATCGGTTTTGTCGCCGCAATGGATGTCGTCGAACAAGCCGCAGCGGTGATCAAGAGAACAAGGCGCAAGCTGGCCTTCCACACGCGCGTGGTCGTGGTGGCGAGCCTCGTTCTGATCGTGACCCATGCCCTGTTCTTTCTCGCCTTCGAGTGGAACAACACCTTCGCCAGCGAATCTGTATATGGAGAAATCGTTCAGTCGCTCTTCCTCTCGGTGACAGCCAGGACCGCCGGTTTCAACACGGTCGAAATCGCCCACCTGACGAACATGACCCTCATGGTCGTGGTGGTTCTCATGATTATCGGCGCTTCGCCAGGTTCCACCGGCGGTGGCGTCAAGACCACCTCGATGGTGTTGATCATGGCGTTGGTTCGTGCACATTTTTTCAACCGTCCTGAAGCCGAGATCGGACGCCGACGGGTGCCTCCGGAGTTGGTGGCGAAAGCGCTGGCACTGGTCGCCCTGTACGCATGTTTCGTAGTGATCGGCATGATAGCCCTTCAGGCGACGGAGTTCGGTGAGCTCCCACACCAGCAAACTCGCGGCCTGTTCCTGGAGCACTTGTTCGAGGTCGTCAGCGCGCTGAGCACCGTCGGACTTTCGATGGGACTGACCACCCGCCTTTCGGATGGAGGCTTGCTGGTCCTCATGGGTCTGATGTTTGTCGGCCGTGTCGGACCATTGGTGATCGCTGCGTCGCTGATCGGGGAACGCTCGCGGCTGGACTATCGTTTGCCGGAGGCCGACGTCATAATCGGGTAG
- a CDS encoding TrkA family potassium uptake protein, which produces MVSQKQSFAVVGLSKFGFRVATGLFSTGVDVLAIDLDGRLIQKIADNVTRAVQTDAMNQETLEHLGVFEVDTVVIGFRSSFDAAVLLTTMLRKKRPDIHIVAQVDTDEKAEALHQVGVDLTVFPERDTADRLVKRLMTPDLVEHMELAPDIAVIETAVPNSFIGKSLTELDIRAEHEVYVIGIVEPGEGASDRKVLVAPPATTVLRQGEILLLLGKIANLNRFSALVHG; this is translated from the coding sequence GTGGTCTCTCAGAAACAGAGTTTTGCGGTTGTCGGGCTGAGCAAGTTCGGGTTTCGCGTCGCGACCGGTCTCTTCAGCACGGGCGTCGATGTCCTGGCCATAGACCTGGATGGCCGCCTCATCCAGAAAATAGCCGACAATGTGACCAGGGCCGTGCAGACGGATGCGATGAATCAGGAAACACTAGAACACCTCGGTGTGTTCGAGGTCGACACCGTGGTCATCGGTTTCCGCAGTTCCTTCGACGCCGCAGTGCTGCTGACCACGATGCTGCGCAAGAAGCGCCCGGACATTCACATCGTCGCCCAGGTCGACACCGACGAGAAAGCGGAGGCGCTCCACCAGGTGGGAGTCGACCTGACGGTGTTCCCGGAACGTGACACCGCGGATCGGCTGGTGAAACGACTGATGACGCCGGACTTGGTGGAGCACATGGAGCTCGCGCCGGACATCGCGGTCATCGAGACGGCGGTTCCGAATTCCTTCATCGGAAAGTCTCTCACCGAGCTCGATATCCGCGCCGAGCACGAGGTGTATGTCATCGGCATCGTCGAGCCGGGTGAAGGGGCGAGCGACAGAAAGGTTCTGGTCGCACCGCCCGCCACAACGGTCCTGCGCCAGGGGGAGATCTTGCTGCTGCTCGGAAAGATCGCCAATCTCAACCGCTTCTCCGCTCTCGTGCACGGTTGA
- a CDS encoding SLC13 family permease: MQPLTGEMTLVIIMICVAIFLFIVEWIRVDVVAILMMVALPLLKLVTPKEAFVGFSSNAVISIIAVIIIGAGLDKTGIINRVVTPVLALAGKSPSRIVIAISVTVAGISSFMQNIGAAALFLPAIQRVSKKLQIPISTMLMPIGFSAILGGTLTLVGCSPLILLNDLLVPFNLEPFGLFDVTPVGVALVSSGIAYFVIFGRFVLPKTKSAAAAVSADGDSAPGEPGDRAYVAPREARTPEHFTHYREPVTVEELRERYSVQVVAMSEPSRLVILNPPGDKEVRDSTDLALYGTPEDLQRLAEEEDLQLKDSLETFNDILSEDNAGNVEAVVAPRSRAVGKTLRELNIVERFDVTPLAIHRHDKTLVTDVLDTTLNVGDAVVFQGTWKRLKLLRDEGLFIFTTPIDVEELKPEKAVMAGIWFSVAIAMVMFSDMQLSVCLMTGALGMIVSRVLTIDEAYQSVDWRTIFLLAGLIPLGIATEKTGTAAWIAERVLGALGGSVPEVLLLTVIAVLSTVFTLVISNVGATVLLVPLVVNLATGAGTDPRMAALVVGLATSNSFMLPTHQVNALYMGPGRYRSVDFMKAGGILTVIFIVVMIATLYLLYM, from the coding sequence ATGCAGCCCCTGACCGGCGAGATGACCTTGGTCATCATCATGATATGCGTGGCGATCTTCCTCTTCATCGTCGAGTGGATTCGTGTCGACGTGGTGGCAATCCTGATGATGGTGGCGCTGCCGTTACTCAAGCTGGTGACTCCGAAAGAGGCGTTTGTCGGCTTCAGCAGCAACGCGGTCATCTCCATCATCGCCGTCATCATCATCGGAGCCGGACTCGACAAGACCGGAATTATCAACCGTGTGGTGACGCCAGTGCTGGCACTCGCCGGAAAATCGCCCTCCAGGATTGTGATTGCGATCTCGGTGACGGTGGCGGGGATCTCGAGCTTCATGCAGAACATCGGCGCGGCTGCCCTTTTCCTGCCAGCCATACAGCGCGTCAGCAAGAAGCTGCAAATCCCGATCTCCACCATGCTCATGCCGATCGGTTTTTCGGCAATTCTGGGAGGCACTCTCACACTCGTCGGCTGCAGCCCCTTGATCCTTCTCAACGACCTGTTGGTGCCGTTCAATCTCGAACCCTTCGGTCTGTTCGACGTGACACCCGTGGGCGTCGCCCTCGTCTCGAGTGGCATCGCGTACTTCGTGATCTTCGGCCGGTTCGTGTTGCCCAAGACGAAGTCGGCTGCCGCCGCGGTGAGTGCGGACGGAGACAGCGCCCCTGGGGAGCCGGGTGACCGCGCGTACGTCGCACCCCGGGAGGCCCGCACGCCCGAACACTTCACCCACTATCGCGAGCCGGTAACGGTCGAGGAACTCCGCGAGAGATACTCCGTGCAGGTTGTCGCGATGTCCGAACCGAGCCGGCTCGTGATTCTCAACCCGCCGGGTGACAAAGAGGTCAGGGACAGCACCGATCTCGCTCTTTACGGAACGCCCGAGGACCTTCAGCGATTGGCCGAGGAGGAGGACCTACAGCTGAAGGACTCGCTCGAAACGTTCAACGACATTCTCTCCGAGGACAACGCCGGGAACGTCGAAGCCGTCGTCGCGCCCCGTTCCCGTGCCGTCGGGAAGACCCTCCGTGAGCTCAACATCGTCGAACGATTCGACGTGACACCCCTCGCCATCCACCGCCACGACAAGACCCTCGTGACGGATGTTTTGGATACTACTTTGAACGTGGGCGATGCGGTTGTTTTCCAGGGCACGTGGAAACGGCTCAAGCTTCTGCGCGATGAGGGGCTCTTCATCTTCACCACGCCGATCGACGTCGAGGAGCTCAAGCCCGAGAAGGCCGTGATGGCTGGTATCTGGTTCTCGGTGGCCATCGCGATGGTCATGTTTTCCGATATGCAACTCTCCGTATGCTTGATGACCGGCGCCCTCGGGATGATCGTATCGCGGGTCCTGACGATTGACGAGGCATATCAGTCAGTTGACTGGCGAACCATTTTCCTGTTGGCAGGCCTCATACCTCTCGGTATCGCTACCGAGAAGACAGGAACCGCCGCCTGGATCGCCGAACGGGTCCTCGGAGCTCTGGGGGGATCAGTTCCCGAAGTCCTCCTTCTCACCGTGATTGCGGTCCTCTCAACTGTTTTCACGCTGGTCATTTCCAACGTCGGGGCGACGGTGCTCTTGGTGCCGTTGGTGGTGAATCTGGCGACCGGGGCCGGTACGGATCCCCGAATGGCTGCGCTGGTTGTGGGCCTGGCCACGTCCAATTCGTTCATGCTGCCGACCCACCAGGTGAATGCGCTGTACATGGGTCCCGGGCGCTACCGAAGCGTCGACTTCATGAAAGCTGGTGGGATTCTCACCGTCATCTTCATCGTCGTGATGATCGCGACCTTGTACCTCCTGTATATGTGA
- a CDS encoding cytidylate kinase-like family protein — protein sequence MSVVILSSDLSCPGDEIASQVSSHLGYESLGADIEAAAAANYGLSTDQLRQALSFSPSLTMRLLGAPEKYLACFQASLVAALCRDNVLYSGAIGHMLVTDVSHIMKVKVTAELEDQVVWRAASDHVSEARARESLLREQAACKKWFTKMFGVDGTEPSEFDLVVNVSQLGVEGAVRTIEETVREVRFKPVTYSRNMIRDQELACRVKAGLVGELRDVAVTAKDGEVTIHSKAVRKSKQQKISSLRDRVLEMEGVSYVVFG from the coding sequence GTGTCCGTCGTTATCCTCTCTTCAGACCTTTCCTGTCCCGGCGACGAGATCGCCTCGCAAGTGAGCAGTCATCTCGGTTATGAGTCTCTCGGCGCGGATATCGAGGCCGCGGCAGCTGCAAACTACGGCCTTTCCACCGACCAGCTCCGGCAGGCTCTGAGCTTCTCACCGTCGCTGACGATGCGGCTCCTGGGCGCTCCGGAGAAGTACCTGGCGTGCTTCCAGGCGTCGCTGGTGGCGGCTCTCTGCCGGGACAATGTTTTGTATAGCGGAGCGATCGGTCACATGCTCGTCACCGATGTGTCTCACATCATGAAGGTGAAGGTGACGGCCGAGCTCGAGGATCAAGTGGTGTGGCGGGCGGCTTCCGATCATGTGTCGGAGGCGAGGGCGCGGGAATCGCTCCTCAGGGAGCAGGCAGCGTGCAAAAAATGGTTTACCAAGATGTTCGGAGTCGACGGCACTGAGCCCAGCGAGTTCGACCTCGTGGTCAACGTGTCGCAGCTCGGGGTGGAAGGTGCCGTTAGAACCATCGAGGAGACCGTGCGTGAGGTCAGGTTCAAGCCCGTTACCTACTCGCGGAACATGATTCGTGATCAGGAGCTCGCCTGTCGCGTCAAGGCCGGTTTGGTTGGCGAGTTGCGCGATGTCGCTGTCACCGCAAAGGACGGCGAGGTCACCATCCACTCCAAGGCAGTGCGCAAGAGCAAACAGCAGAAGATCTCCTCCCTCCGCGACAGGGTGCTCGAGATGGAGGGTGTCAGCTACGTCGTCTTCGGCTGA
- a CDS encoding HAMP domain-containing protein produces the protein MIDRDPGVLLTSEEDRSRLSIAADEAQEALRQRPSFTIRARLGVGLVFFLLGSVVVTVTMMHLMTRIKEKVHFLEAAQSYMFEIQQARRFEKNFLLYGTNLDDALEHVRSARRVLELEREDLGAVVGAPMVDSMADNLGRYENVLSRLRSEKPTELTSERREQIEAELRELGSTMVSSAEQYVSKERHAVEAMLAVSQRIPIPFLVMLILVAVYLLFFVGRQMLAPLGRMMEATRRIAEGDFTPITPQRRYHDEFSDLAMALNHMMHQLVQRQDLLVRAHKLKAVGTLTAGVAHELNNPINNIMVTACLLEEDYEDYSEEERIDMIQDLVSESERAQGIVRNLLDFARETDPDIEPLGIQQLVEEVLRLASNQIKLGRVKVRGEVESQLPPVFGDAQQLKQVFLNHVLNAVDAMPDGGTLSINIEKGKNRDFLMVEIADTGTGIPQHQLNNIFDPFFTTKSKSKGTGLGLAVSLSIVKKHGGDISVRSQVGRGTTFTVILPAAKVPADLTAAGA, from the coding sequence GTGATAGATCGAGACCCTGGCGTGCTCCTGACCTCTGAGGAGGATCGAAGCAGGCTTTCAATTGCTGCCGACGAGGCGCAGGAAGCCCTTCGCCAGCGGCCCAGCTTTACGATACGAGCACGCCTCGGCGTCGGCCTCGTCTTCTTTCTGCTGGGGAGCGTCGTCGTCACCGTCACCATGATGCACCTGATGACCCGCATCAAAGAAAAGGTGCACTTCCTCGAGGCAGCTCAGAGCTACATGTTCGAGATCCAGCAGGCGCGACGGTTCGAAAAGAACTTCCTGCTGTACGGCACCAACCTCGACGACGCACTCGAACATGTGCGGAGCGCCCGCAGGGTCCTCGAACTCGAGAGGGAGGACCTTGGGGCGGTTGTCGGTGCTCCCATGGTCGACTCCATGGCCGACAACCTCGGGCGGTATGAGAACGTTCTGTCCAGGCTCCGCTCTGAGAAGCCCACTGAGCTCACCAGTGAGAGACGCGAACAGATCGAGGCCGAGCTCCGCGAGCTCGGCAGCACGATGGTGAGTTCAGCCGAACAGTATGTCAGCAAAGAGCGCCATGCGGTGGAGGCAATGCTCGCCGTTTCGCAACGGATCCCGATCCCGTTTCTGGTGATGCTGATCCTGGTGGCGGTCTACTTGCTGTTCTTCGTGGGTCGCCAGATGTTGGCGCCCCTGGGTCGCATGATGGAGGCCACACGCCGCATCGCCGAAGGCGATTTCACGCCGATCACTCCACAACGCAGGTACCACGACGAGTTCTCGGACCTGGCGATGGCTCTCAACCACATGATGCACCAGCTCGTGCAGCGTCAGGACCTCCTCGTGAGAGCGCACAAGCTCAAGGCGGTCGGGACGTTGACGGCCGGGGTCGCCCACGAGCTCAACAATCCCATCAACAACATCATGGTCACCGCCTGCCTGCTGGAGGAAGACTACGAGGACTACTCCGAGGAGGAACGGATCGACATGATCCAGGACCTGGTGAGTGAGTCCGAGCGCGCTCAGGGGATCGTCCGCAACCTCCTCGATTTCGCCCGCGAGACCGATCCCGACATAGAGCCCCTGGGCATCCAGCAACTCGTGGAGGAGGTTCTCCGGCTGGCCAGCAACCAGATCAAGCTCGGCAGAGTCAAGGTCCGGGGTGAGGTCGAATCGCAGCTGCCGCCGGTCTTCGGTGATGCTCAGCAGCTCAAGCAGGTCTTTCTCAACCACGTGCTGAACGCCGTCGATGCCATGCCCGACGGAGGGACCCTGTCGATCAACATCGAAAAGGGCAAGAACCGGGATTTCCTGATGGTGGAGATCGCCGATACCGGCACCGGCATTCCCCAACACCAGCTGAACAACATCTTCGACCCCTTCTTCACCACCAAATCCAAGTCCAAGGGTACTGGCCTCGGGCTTGCGGTCTCGCTCAGCATCGTCAAGAAGCACGGTGGCGACATCTCGGTGAGGAGCCAAGTTGGTCGAGGAACGACCTTCACCGTCATCCTGCCGGCCGCCAAGGTGCCCGCGGATCTCACGGCTGCGGGCGCGTAG
- a CDS encoding response regulator, producing the protein MESKDEPVAAAAEGPISVMIVDDEPIVGKRLKPALSKHGFEVEVFESPTVALKRLGEKEFDIVVTDLRMDEVDGIQLLEHIMSSKSNTRVVLITGYATVEVAREALVKGAFDFIAKPFKPKDLKAVIYKAALSLGYKGVQKPGLFSQFRS; encoded by the coding sequence ATGGAATCCAAGGATGAGCCTGTGGCAGCGGCTGCCGAAGGCCCAATCAGCGTAATGATTGTGGACGATGAGCCCATCGTCGGCAAACGCCTCAAGCCCGCCCTGAGCAAGCACGGCTTCGAAGTCGAGGTCTTCGAGTCGCCGACCGTGGCACTGAAAAGACTCGGCGAGAAGGAGTTCGACATAGTCGTCACCGACCTGCGGATGGACGAGGTTGATGGCATCCAGCTTCTGGAGCACATCATGTCCTCGAAGAGCAACACGCGAGTTGTGCTCATTACGGGCTATGCAACCGTGGAGGTGGCGCGAGAGGCGCTGGTCAAGGGCGCCTTCGACTTCATCGCCAAGCCCTTCAAACCAAAGGACCTGAAAGCCGTGATATACAAGGCGGCGTTGTCTCTGGGATATAAGGGTGTCCAGAAGCCCGGATTATTCTCGCAATTCCGTAGCTGA
- a CDS encoding HAMP domain-containing protein codes for MAFSICFLFMGGIIGVTYVNLQRLNRSLEVLETAEQLNSAILEMRRYEKNYFLLRLDSDYEENVTYTNQLGVLLRRESETLTKVLGEDNYQRFVRHCDEYGAKMEELHRMDCATVACDDVQAEIRGTGQALLILADQLVVTERRAIDKRMQDLIPLPLLGFVALLILMGFVVIFIGERVVRPLARIARESEAVATGYYQQITPYGDPKNEIQVLVSAINRMVTELENRQEQLVRSRKIASLGTLSAGIAHEINNPLNNISLIIESMLEDAETLGGPECSTLLKEAMDQADRASDIVKNLLEFTRASHPKAEDVNLEDLIDRTASLVHNELDLHHITFTSEVKQQLPRLRLEKGGLQQVLLNLFMNSIQAMEDGGDLRVVLDRSETLDEARIDVIDTGPGIPEDIRNQIFDPFFTTKKDGVGTGLGLSVSYSIIAKNGGRMVVTSKPGEGTCFSIFLPLPEKTEAWI; via the coding sequence ATGGCTTTCTCGATCTGCTTTCTCTTCATGGGCGGGATCATCGGGGTCACCTACGTCAACCTTCAACGCCTGAACCGGTCCCTCGAGGTACTTGAGACGGCTGAGCAGCTGAACAGCGCGATTCTCGAGATGCGACGGTACGAAAAGAACTACTTTCTTCTCCGCCTCGACTCGGACTACGAGGAGAATGTCACCTACACAAACCAGCTCGGCGTACTCCTGCGCCGCGAGAGTGAGACCTTGACCAAGGTCCTCGGTGAAGACAACTACCAGCGGTTCGTCCGCCACTGCGACGAGTACGGCGCCAAGATGGAAGAGCTGCACCGCATGGATTGTGCGACCGTCGCCTGCGACGACGTTCAGGCAGAGATTCGCGGAACCGGCCAAGCCCTTCTCATCCTTGCCGACCAGCTGGTTGTGACCGAACGCCGGGCCATCGACAAGCGCATGCAGGACCTGATTCCTCTGCCCCTGCTCGGATTTGTGGCGCTGCTCATTCTGATGGGTTTCGTGGTGATCTTCATCGGTGAGCGGGTGGTGAGGCCTCTGGCGCGGATTGCGCGAGAGTCTGAGGCCGTGGCTACCGGGTACTACCAGCAGATTACGCCGTACGGGGACCCGAAAAACGAGATTCAGGTTCTGGTGTCCGCCATCAACCGCATGGTGACGGAGCTGGAGAACCGGCAGGAACAGCTGGTGCGGTCCCGCAAGATCGCCTCGCTCGGCACACTGAGCGCCGGCATCGCACATGAAATCAACAACCCCCTCAACAATATTTCGCTGATCATTGAATCCATGCTCGAGGATGCTGAGACACTGGGCGGCCCGGAGTGCTCGACGCTGCTCAAGGAGGCCATGGACCAGGCCGATCGTGCGAGCGACATCGTCAAGAACCTGCTCGAGTTCACCCGCGCAAGCCACCCCAAGGCCGAGGACGTGAACCTCGAAGACCTCATCGACAGGACGGCGAGCCTGGTTCACAATGAGCTGGATCTGCACCACATCACCTTCACCAGTGAGGTCAAACAGCAGCTCCCGAGACTCCGCCTCGAGAAGGGTGGCCTCCAGCAGGTGCTGCTCAACTTGTTCATGAACAGTATCCAAGCGATGGAAGACGGTGGCGACCTGCGGGTCGTACTCGACCGTTCCGAGACACTTGATGAGGCCCGGATCGACGTGATCGACACCGGTCCCGGGATTCCGGAGGATATCAGGAATCAGATATTCGATCCGTTCTTCACCACCAAGAAGGACGGGGTGGGAACCGGCCTCGGCCTGTCGGTCAGCTACAGCATCATCGCCAAGAACGGGGGACGTATGGTGGTCACGAGCAAGCCCGGCGAAGGCACGTGCTTTTCAATATTCCTCCCGTTACCTGAAAAGACCGAAGCCTGGATCTGA